The genomic interval AATAAATAAAGCAACAGCAAACACTCATTCTTTTATACCATTTAGTCCAATAAATAAAGCAACAACAAACTCGACTCATTCTTTTCCTCCTTGCTCTACAACAAGATGATGCATGTTTCGATGAAGACAGTGGAGTTTGTTTTCAGAACAGCAGACTAGTCTGCAGTGTGCGTTTTACAACTGGCTGTACCTTAGACTTCAACTAGACCTTTCATTGGAGTCTGATAGAACTGACCATAAAGGAGAGCTATTGCCAAAGTTGCCATTCTTTACTCCACATCCTTTTTATAGAAACCCCATCTTAACTGCTTCTCAGAATTTGCTTTCCttaatgttcttttttatattaaaatttttttttaaattgaagagtagttgatttacaatcttaaTGTTCTTTCTAAACCAACATCAAGGAATATGTAAACAAAGGCAGCAGCAATTAGTTAACAAAGAATGAGGTATTCAGGGGTTTTGCCTATTGAAAATTGCCCAGCAACATGGGATGGAATAAATCAGGCCAGAGGCTGGGGTAGTTTTAATAAGCTCTTTTGTCCAACGCCCAACCAATTTGActgatttctcttttcctcattaTCTTTCTCTACTTCAGTGTTTGCTTGTCTAATTGTTTATTTTCCGTTCCTCTACCTGGGATTTTTTCCCCTCAGCTACGTCTTGTGGTCCTTCCTCCACTACATTTTACTCTTTCCATCTCTACATTGTGGAAGAGGAGATAACGAaacctttatattttaaattagaatatttcCTAAGTCCTCTGTTTTTCCCTCAGAATCTAAGATTGCTTTTAATTAAGGGGCACTGTGAACTTTTAGTGTGCTTGATGAGAGCACTACTGCTCATTTGGGTAGAATAAGTTTTCACTTGAAACTGTCCCTGGCATCGCAGGATAGTTAACACCCCTGACCTCAGTGCCAAGTGCCAGTGACCCAAAAATGCCTTCCCACATTTCCACACACTCCACAGAGCAGTGGTGGAGCCTCTGATTTAGAACCACTGCTTACTAACCTGCTAGAAGTGTATCATCCCAGTACTGAATTTGGCTGCTCATCGTCAGCTGTTCTTTACAAATTGATGGAGCGTCTTAGTTGCCAGAGTTTTTATGACTAGAGAAAATCTACTACTTGAGCCTGTAAAGCTGTGTCATTTAGACTATATCTGTCACTTTTCAAAATTCAAGATGTTGGGAAAAGTAAGTTGTTTATTGGTGCTTtgcagtgcttagtcactcagtcatatctgattctttatgaccccatggactgtagtctaccaggctcctctgtccatggggattctccaggcaagaatactggagtgggttgccatgcccttctccaggggatcttccttacccagggattgaacccaggtctccctcgttggaggtggattctttaccatctgagttaccagggaaactaTATAtacttcacatatatatatatacttatatatacttcatatatatatatgtatatatatatacacacttcatatatatatgtatacttcatatatatatatatattaagtatcTTAAGGAAAACATTAGATTTTCATAAAGTTATTTGTTTATGAAATGAGTTATAACTTTGTCAAagtgtattcatttttaatttagagGATTAAAGTTTATAgctcagtaaagaacctgcttgcagtgtaggagacccaggttctatccctgggtcaggaagatcccttggagaaagaaatggcaacccactccagtattcttgcctggaaaatcctatggacagaggagcctgatgggctacagtccatggggtcgcagttgtcggacacgactgagtgactaaaccaccaccgtaGTACAAAGTGCACACACACTTTAGAATCTCTTGTACTAATGATTTGTAAATCTGCACATTGAGTATAATGTTTTAGTTTATATTGTTATACAAGTAATTAAgttgtaaatttcttttttatatttcagaGAAAGAGATTTGAAGAAAACTGGGCACAGGTTCAGcaaagccaggaagagaaacagaaaaagaagtaaaaagcagAACAGTCATAATAAAATCATGGAGGAAAACTCATTTGAAACCTTAAATTATCTTACACCAGGAGATCAGGACCCATCTCAGAGTGAAGAGGAAGACTTAGAAGAGACCAAAAGGAAGTCGGAGTGTTCCTTATCTGTTGGTCTGAGAAATGAAGTGGGAGATTTTGTGAATGTCTGTAAGGATAAAAGACAGGAAGACATAAATTCTGAAAACAGTTTGCCAGATGTTATGTCTGTAGTGGAGTTGGACAGTCCACCAAAGAATTACCTCCCTAAAGATAATGATGACTTGTTTCTAAGTTTGTCATTGATGCCAAATGAAAGTTCTGTTTCTTGTCCAACAGTGACTCAAAATCTTTCCTATGTAGCAAGTGATGACTGTTCTGTCACAGAGGTAGAAAAGCATATTGAAAATAGGAATATCATGACATTAAACACCCAGGACAAATTTATTGAAGCCCCATGCTCGTTTATGCAGAAGGGAGAGATGGTAGATGAGAGTCTCCTGAATGAAACAAGTCCGTGCTATCAATATACATCCAGAACATCAGATAAAGTTTTAAGAAAGGAACAAGCAGTAAATAGAACTAAAAACAATAACTGGGCTTTTTTCTCAAATGATTTGTCTGATGGTGATTTACAGTGGGGCTCTGATAGACAACCCTATTTTGGTAGCTGGCCTGAGGGGCCTTATAAGTTTATATGTGAACAGAGACCAAAGAAAGATAGACGGCAAAAGCTGGCTCATCCTGACAGCAGGGGGCAGTTGATCAAATTGATCTCCACTTCGGAAGGGCCAGGAGACAGTCCAGAAACATTGATAGAAGAGAAGCTAGCGATAGAAAATGAAGACTTGTCATCTCCAACTGAGAATATAGAGTCAGTCATAGAAACAGAGACAAACATCTTTAAAAGCCACTTCTTTAAACTGGATATCCTGAAGAGTACCTTACATTcaacagagaataaaaagagGAGGCAGAAAAGGATTTTCAGTTTGGCACCAAACTTTAACTTACTGGGACAGAGTCATACCAATGTAAAAGAAATGGGGAAATGTGACTTGTTAACAGAAAGCCATGggctaaaaattattttggaagaagaaaaagatgaaatttcagaaataaataatgaagagaaTAAGCAACACATTATGACCTTCGATTATCATCCATCATGGTTTTACTTTGACATTTACTTTGACATTGTCAAAGATTCTCTTCTAAATGTTGGTGGACAATTTTATTCTCATCACCTGCTATTTAGTAGAGTAAGGcattctgtgtatttttacaGAAATCCCATTCCTTCTCTTATGCTACAGTATCCATCTAGCTTTTGGAAGATatctttttcaggcaagaaactGTTTTCGACTTTGAACTCTGAGAGGAGAGTAGATGATAAACTAAATGATGTAAGGTTTACATCTTCAGAAATTTTAAGTAGCCAGCCTGATACTTTGTACTCTTTTGGTGTCACCTCTGATCTGCACTCcttaaataaaagttttgttGAAAAGCTAAAGACATGGGAAGAACCTCAGCCTTTACCGTTCCTACACAGTCAGGATAACCAAGATTTAACAAGCCCTGACTACTTTGATTCCCTTGAGCTACCATTATCACAGGAGTTTGCCTTTCAACTTGTAAAGCTTTTTGGATCTCCTGGAGTTCCAGTGGGTAAATTGAGTTTATTTGGTACAAATAAAAAGTCCAATTTAATATATGCAAGTAATTTTTGAGGTGTTTCTACCTCGTGTTAGTGACTTCTTGCAGTTAATTGATCTTGCGATGCTTTTCAGAGGTGGAAGTAGAGGATGTATAGCAAATGGTGCTTGATGGAGTCAAGCCCCCACTCCCACCGCCAGGATGACCAGTAGTCTGAAATGTCTTTGAGCATGTTGAATACTTGGACTCTCAATTTAAACAGTAGGAAGAATGAAGAATGAGACAGGCTAACAGTGATTGGTAACAAATAAAGATGGACtgctttatttttggaaaaatttttctgctttctgcATTTCCCTTGTTTGGCATATGACCCTTTCTCTTTCACAGTTGGGCTTATAGATATGAGAATAGTAAAACGATGGACAATGAAAATTAAGTGATGAAAAAATACCTGAaatcagtttaatttttaaagactgtcTGAGAAGGGTACTGAAAAGAAGGTTAGGAAGGAGTCTGACTGGTTGacttacttttttaaatattataagtaatattattataatattataagtaAATATTATAAGTACATTTCCTCTAAATAATATGCCTATTTAAGATGCTGAATatcttaaaaagtaaatgaagagCATATCCCAatttttccttgtctgtaagTCAGTTGCACATGTTAATGATTTCATGCAATTATATGTCCCCTTCCTTGGGGACAGAAGCTGTAAGAGCCAAGAAGTAAAGCTCCAGTCCCTGCATCCAGTATCTTCCTGATACTCTTTTTCTTCTGCACCTACCATTGAGCCTGGGATTCCCTCACACTTTAACTTCCAGTGGTTTTAACTTTGCTCCTGAACTTCTGCTGTTTTCTACATATTTGGTTAACTCAGCTCAGACCCAAGATTGGTTAAATCTCAGAGTCTGAGGACTCACAACTATCAACCTGTTCTGGTGTCATTCTTAGCATTTTTGTAAACTTTGTGATAATCACATTGTTACTATTTGCTGCCATTTTCTATTCTCCTAGATGCACCAAAGAAACATaccaattttaaaagttaaattgcaTTTGCTTTTAAGCCAGGAATCTTATTCCAAAGTTCATATTCTGAAATTGTATGCAAAATTCTTTGTGTCATTTTGTGCCATTTTTTCTGGGAGAAAGTCCTTAGATTTTATCAGGTTCTCAGGGATGTCTGTGACccaaaaatgttaataatcaCTGCCTTAGATCAGCACCAGAAAGCATGAAGGCACTAGTGGGAAAAGATTCTAAACCTCCTCCCCTGAATGCACAATACCATCATAATCAACAATAATGATCCAGCATCCATTAATTAAGCTTTGGAAAGCTTTTTAGAGGAAATAGACCTCATTCATCAAGTAGCTTACCTTCTAAATGGGGAGACAAGACtaacacaaaacaaaattattgtgcctagaaaatataaatgataagcTTATGAATATTTTATGAGTGAGGTTAGCTGTGCCAAAGGGATTGTAGAAGAGAATATCGGGTTGTGGTTTTGTCTGGGATGGCTCCAAATGGGAGTGAATTGTAAACTCTGCTTATATCATACAAATgtgacttaaaagaaaaacagagggaaagaaTTTTACATTTGGAAATAGTGTATGCTTGAAAAATTCTTGCCTGactaatcccatggacagaggagcctgtcaggctgcagtccatgaggttgcagagtagGACCTCTTTGTGAAATGAGGTCTGAGTACGAGCACTGCAGAACATgcttaaaaaaggaaaggagaaaactcTAAGTGGAGGCTGTAAACCAATTCGTTTACAGCCGAAGGTCGAAGGGGCACAGCTCTGGCGTATCTACGGTCTTGTCAGTAAGACAGGGAACTTGACTTATATTATTAGAAAGTCTGTAGACACAGTAGGATTGTATAGTAACCATATATAGACCTGAAAAAACAAAGCTACTCACGTTGCTAGGGATGTGCAAGTATAGGAAGAATATCTTgtatggtttattttattttatttttttctctctttttttttttcttgtatggtTTAATTTGGCTGATTTGTTTAGATCAATGCATGGACTTGCTTATGAGTATCTTAATTGTCAGGATTTCCGCCCCCGTACACTCTTACGTGGAAGGAGCAATTTGCAAGAAGACTAAACTTGCTGTGCTTGCATTATTCTATACAATGTCTCAGGAAAAGATGCCTTCCTAAATTTATGCCCTGTGACAGTACCACTTGAAGCTGCtgatgtgtatatatttgtatttacacTAGAATATGAACTAAGATACACATcactttacatatatacataagcaTTTTTATTGAGTCTGGGTAGTGTTTGCTAATAGGAATCTGAGACAAACTAATTCCTGCTTTAGCTGTCACTGAAATATCTTCAAAACCAGGCTTTTATCATTATGGAGGTCTAGATATCATATTTGCATATCTTCATATTCAGGGTTAAAAGTATGTGTGACAGGAGAGATGAAATTTGTtctcttccccccgcccccagaatCTTTGTTGCCAGAAGACTGTGTGGTTCCCCTCGACTGGAAGACACTGAAGATGATCTACTTGCAGTGGAAGACATCAGTAGAGGTATATTTTTATGCTTTCAAAGATCTTCTCtaattggtttctcttttttattattaatttttaatgcaattttttaaagttactttccatttatagttattagaaAATACTGGCTATACTCCTTGTGTTGTATaataccttctttttaaaataattttatttatatatgtatttatttttggctgctctgggtctttgttgctgcacgtggactTTTTCTAGTTGCGcagagcagggcctactctcaagttgcagtgtgtgggttctcattgccatggcttctcttgtttcagaacCTATAGGCTCTAGTAGGCTATGTAGGCTACAGTAGTAGGCTCTAGTAGGCTACAGAaccacaggctcaatagttgtggcacacaggcttagctgctctgcaacatgtggaatcttcctggaccagggaccaagcccatgtcccctgcattggcaggtggatttccaaccactggaccaccagggaagtccgtataATACATTCTTGAGCTTATCTTACacccagtagtttgtacctcccactttTCCACCCTTATATTGCCCCTGCCTCCCATAACCACTTGTTTGTTCTCCGTATctgaatctgctttttttttgttttattaattagtttgttgtatttttaagttCCACACATGATGtttatagtatttgtcttttactttctgatttgtttcacttagcataatgccctctaactggtttcttaaaaaaaaagaaatcctattcATCAAATGTAACATGAAGAGCTACATCCTTTGTGTTAAATTAGAGAAAGGATGTATGTGAATGGTTGGATAATCTATGCATGTTTCTTTCAACTAGTCCCAGAGAGAAAGTTGCATTTAACTCCCTAACGTTGTTGTGGTATAGGCTGGTATAAGGGTCAACTGTGGGTGACTGAGGTGCCTGTTTTAggagagtcatttatttttctttacatctttttcttctgtccACTCCTCAATCTTGTTATAATAGAGTAACAGCTACAAATTAGATTTATATTTACTTAACTTGGAAGCACCTCATTATGGGTACGTTCTAGTGGTCCATGACAGTTCTGACAGGCTATTAATTTTCCAGGCAGCTGGAGGAGGACTGGCTGAGAAGGTTAGAAAGGTAACAGAGACTCTGGAAAAGCCAGTCCTCTGTATCTTGTAATGAGGAGATGCTGGGATTCTGTTTATGTTAGTTGGTAGTTACTTAAATGTGCTCAAGGGCAATGCTAGAGGTACATTTTGAAATGAATAGTAAAATCAAGGTTTAGGGAACCATTATAGAATTATATGTTCAGGATAGTAGgtatttcttatcttttcatGTAAACACAGCTGTGGGAAAAGTAGATTCGTTTGTGTGCTCAGGTCTTAAaaccaaatacattttaaaaaatttcttatttctcctcaTTGCATGGAGACCTTGTTGCTAcctaaatacatacacacaaacacacaaacatggaTACTTTAAATGTTTAAACTGACATTTGTGTTTATTAGGTTTCTTTTTCACTTGGGGACTGTTCCTTTGTGAGTTAAATGATGGTGCAAAACTTAACCCCAGTGCCCTatattaatcattattattatatgtattttaattataatttctagaaaagacagaagaagattggttaaaaaaaaaaaaagagaactcctTGAACTGTAAGTACAACTTATTCCAGAGAACTGTATATGATCAGAAGGAAATGGATGTTGACATTATTTGGTTGTAATAGCTCATATGTACAATAGAAGAGTAAATACAAAAAATGTAGTCTGTTGCCATAGCAACCCTGTGTGCTGTTGCACATctgatgtttttatttcctttaaatgtaGATCTTTTTGTGAAATACAACAAAGCTTAGATTGTTGCTACCAAAtttattttccaactttatttGTTAGAATATATTTTAGAGCATTCTGTCAATACGTAGTTTATGATGAATTCTCTTCCTACCCCCCACAGATTGATATGTGATGAGGACTGGGAATTAGGGATATaggttatatttaaatattaaaagattctCTAGGAAAAGAGGTAAAATATGTAGACAAATGcatgttatattttaaacttgACACAAActgacattaaaataaaaacattgcaCTTTTTTTCAAATGCCTAAATTATGAAATAAACACAGCTGCTACTATTTCAGTATATATCTGCACTTGATAAGGATTGAATGTACTATGCATTAAccatatgttttctcttttcattataACTCTTATTTCTAAGAGTATCCTGTGTTTCCATTTCCCAGCTAACTAGAAACGCACATATGCCcagtaaaaatatttctgtttgttttaaactAGGTTCTGCtgaaagaaggggaaaggctAAAGATTTGGGAGAAAGGAACCACTAGAAAATGTGGGATAGATAGAGGAGGGGAAGAGATTCCAGAGAAAGGACATGaacaaattcattcatttgttcagcaaGTGTTTATTGAGTTGCCTCAGTTTAGACATTTTTCTACACACCGAGGATGTGGCAGTGAAAACTGGCCTCGTGGAGTTTATGTGAGGATTGAAGTTAGGAAGCGAGTGTTTACCTTTCCCCTCAATGTGACACCAGGATAAACAGCACACAATAAGCATGGGCATATTTGGCAGTGGCTAATTTGGCGGGTCTTTTCTGTCTGCTGATTTTGTGTCAAGGACACTTTATGAACCATACTTTCgatttttgtgtttatcttttacATTCATGCTAAACTGACTGCCCTCTGT from Cervus canadensis isolate Bull #8, Minnesota chromosome 9, ASM1932006v1, whole genome shotgun sequence carries:
- the N4BP2L2 gene encoding NEDD4-binding protein 2-like 2 isoform X2; its protein translation is MKPYVEMAIGKGYRVEFHEPETWWKFDPEELEKRNKHGVSRKKIAQMLDRYEYQMSISIVMNSVEPPHKSTQRPPPSQERQRERDLKKTGHRFSKARKRNRKRSKKQNSHNKIMEENSFETLNYLTPGDQDPSQSEEEDLEETKRKSECSLSVGLRNEVGDFVNVCKDKRQEDINSENSLPDVMSVVELDSPPKNYLPKDNDDLFLSLSLMPNESSVSCPTVTQNLSYVASDDCSVTEVEKHIENRNIMTLNTQDKFIEAPCSFMQKGEMVDESLLNETSPCYQYTSRTSDKVLRKEQAVNRTKNNNWAFFSNDLSDGDLQWGSDRQPYFGSWPEGPYKFICEQRPKKDRRQKLAHPDSRGQLIKLISTSEGPGDSPETLIEEKLAIENEDLSSPTENIESVIETETNIFKSHFFKLDILKSTLHSTENKKRRQKRIFSLAPNFNLLGQSHTNVKEMGKCDLLTESHGLKIILEEEKDEISEINNEENKQHIMTFDYHPSWFYFDIYFDIVKDSLLNVGGQFYSHHLLFSRVRHSVYFYRNPIPSLMLQYPSSFWKISFSGKKLFSTLNSERRVDDKLNDVRFTSSEILSSQPDTLYSFGVTSDLHSLNKSFVEKLKTWEEPQPLPFLHSQDNQDLTSPDYFDSLELPLSQEFAFQLVKLFGSPGVPVESLLPEDCVVPLDWKTLKMIYLQWKTSVEKRQKKIG
- the N4BP2L2 gene encoding NEDD4-binding protein 2-like 2 isoform X1: MPYGEIEAKSIGHEEELISEPCSKKLKSNEEAYVFPHHGSGNFHRKQEKTGSDWTPVIITNIRGHSYPQEDKTQTTDLLKPVHDGMPSDRPDVIESVDSQVVQDMHPPLVSTDDEIYSTSKAFIGPIYKPPEKKKCNDRRNQADTINGRDGKKEQKKQKFNSKKSEIDNELFQFYKEIEELENEKDDSESSCKEPEPSEKQLVPYYQSHDNDRLKSEEEKKKYLSNGLQPHCGNQQCMVNEPGKYPCNGQVIPTFCDNSFTSFRPEWQAMHSFVVPQDPHLPSFNYHLNIQRLSVPPDPPSNIFHAQDDFEMQNGYFINSCHANWDCLTFNENNEYTDRSDITSGDHPSRNDYNVQDGYASNGFCETSEGYWKDPSVDECNGTDRFINQQFQEEKLHKLQKLLILLRGLPGSGKTTLSRILLGQSRDGIVFSTDDYFHHQDGYRYNVNQLGDAHDWNQNRAKQAINQGRSPVIIDNTNTQAWEMKPYVEMAIGKGYRVEFHEPETWWKFDPEELEKRNKHGVSRKKIAQMLDRYEYQMSISIVMNSVEPPHKSTQRPPPSQERQRERDLKKTGHRFSKARKRNRKRSKKQNSHNKIMEENSFETLNYLTPGDQDPSQSEEEDLEETKRKSECSLSVGLRNEVGDFVNVCKDKRQEDINSENSLPDVMSVVELDSPPKNYLPKDNDDLFLSLSLMPNESSVSCPTVTQNLSYVASDDCSVTEVEKHIENRNIMTLNTQDKFIEAPCSFMQKGEMVDESLLNETSPCYQYTSRTSDKVLRKEQAVNRTKNNNWAFFSNDLSDGDLQWGSDRQPYFGSWPEGPYKFICEQRPKKDRRQKLAHPDSRGQLIKLISTSEGPGDSPETLIEEKLAIENEDLSSPTENIESVIETETNIFKSHFFKLDILKSTLHSTENKKRRQKRIFSLAPNFNLLGQSHTNVKEMGKCDLLTESHGLKIILEEEKDEISEINNEENKQHIMTFDYHPSWFYFDIYFDIVKDSLLNVGGQFYSHHLLFSRVRHSVYFYRNPIPSLMLQYPSSFWKISFSGKKLFSTLNSERRVDDKLNDVRFTSSEILSSQPDTLYSFGVTSDLHSLNKSFVEKLKTWEEPQPLPFLHSQDNQDLTSPDYFDSLELPLSQEFAFQLVKLFGSPGVPVESLLPEDCVVPLDWKTLKMIYLQWKTSVEKRQKKIG